One stretch of Roseimicrobium sp. ORNL1 DNA includes these proteins:
- a CDS encoding NAD+ synthase, whose product MKIALAQLNTIVGDFAGNQALVLDAYRKSVADGANLVLTPELVITGYPPRDLVHRSRFVPGNIETLHAIAAEVGEVPMVVGFVDINKGAGKHFHNAAAVLQHGKVVHIVHKSLLPTYDVFDEDRYFEPARIIAPVAVNGQRLGITICEDIWTDEYLPRPLYDVSPPEKLGEQGIDLLVNISASPYALGKPQIRERMLGELAQELKVPIVYCNAVGGNDQLVFDGNSLVIGADGTVMAHLKAFESDLQVVEVGSGATNSAQRATSTCDAEELYRALVLGTRDYVHKCGFKSCVLGLSGGIDSALVAVIAADALGAENVLGMSLPSEFSSQGSKDDARDLAKHLGIRYDTVAIQPVFESIKGQMSNIFAGKPEDITEENMQSRIRGLVLMSLSNKFGHLLLTTGNKSEMAVGYCTIYGDMCGGLSVISDLPKTRVYEVSRWINREREVIPWPTIEKPPSAELRPDQKDQDTLPEYDILDGILELFVEQGKSVGEIVAAGYDEEVVRWILRRVELNEWKRHQAAPGLKVTSKAFGVGRRMPIVQRFRE is encoded by the coding sequence ATGAAGATTGCGCTCGCTCAGCTCAATACCATCGTCGGCGACTTCGCGGGTAACCAGGCCCTGGTGCTTGATGCCTACCGCAAGTCGGTGGCAGACGGAGCGAACCTCGTGCTCACGCCGGAACTGGTCATCACGGGTTATCCCCCGCGCGACCTCGTGCATCGCTCCCGCTTCGTGCCGGGGAACATCGAGACGCTGCATGCCATCGCTGCCGAAGTCGGCGAGGTGCCCATGGTCGTGGGATTCGTGGACATCAACAAGGGTGCCGGCAAGCATTTCCACAATGCCGCCGCTGTGCTGCAGCACGGCAAGGTGGTGCACATCGTGCACAAGTCCCTGCTGCCCACCTACGATGTCTTCGATGAAGACCGCTACTTCGAGCCGGCGCGGATCATTGCCCCGGTCGCGGTGAATGGCCAGCGACTGGGTATCACCATCTGCGAGGACATCTGGACGGACGAATACCTGCCACGTCCCCTCTATGACGTATCACCGCCCGAGAAGCTGGGCGAGCAGGGGATTGACCTGCTGGTGAACATCAGCGCGTCCCCCTATGCACTGGGCAAGCCGCAGATCCGCGAGCGCATGCTCGGCGAACTCGCGCAGGAGCTGAAGGTCCCGATTGTCTACTGCAACGCCGTTGGTGGAAATGACCAGTTGGTATTTGATGGCAACTCGCTGGTGATTGGCGCTGATGGCACGGTGATGGCCCATCTGAAGGCGTTCGAGTCAGATCTTCAGGTGGTGGAAGTGGGCTCGGGCGCAACGAATAGCGCTCAACGTGCAACCTCGACCTGTGATGCCGAAGAGCTGTATCGCGCATTGGTGCTGGGCACGCGAGATTATGTGCACAAGTGCGGCTTCAAGTCGTGCGTGCTGGGCCTGAGCGGTGGCATCGACTCCGCCTTGGTGGCCGTGATTGCCGCCGATGCGCTGGGTGCTGAAAACGTGCTGGGCATGTCGCTGCCGAGCGAGTTCTCCTCGCAGGGTAGCAAGGACGATGCGCGTGACCTCGCGAAGCATCTCGGCATTCGCTATGACACCGTGGCCATCCAGCCGGTGTTTGAAAGCATCAAGGGGCAGATGAGTAATATCTTCGCGGGCAAGCCGGAGGACATCACGGAGGAGAACATGCAGAGCCGCATCCGTGGGCTCGTGCTCATGTCCCTGTCCAACAAGTTCGGCCACCTCCTACTCACCACTGGAAACAAGAGCGAGATGGCTGTGGGCTACTGCACCATCTATGGTGATATGTGCGGCGGTCTCTCCGTCATCAGCGACCTTCCCAAGACTCGCGTGTACGAAGTCTCACGCTGGATCAATCGCGAGCGCGAGGTCATCCCTTGGCCTACCATCGAGAAGCCGCCGAGCGCGGAGCTTCGTCCGGACCAGAAGGATCAAGACACGCTCCCGGAGTACGACATTCTGGATGGCATCCTCGAGCTCTTCGTGGAGCAGGGGAAGAGCGTGGGTGAAATCGTGGCTGCGGGCTACGATGAGGAAGTAGTGCGCTGGATCCTGCGTCGTGTGGAGCTCAATGAATGGAAGCGTCATCAGGCTGCACCGGGATTGAAAGTCACCAGCAAGGCCTTCGGCGTGGGGCGGAGGATGCCGATTGTGCAGAGGTTCCGGGAGTAG